Proteins encoded by one window of Chryseobacterium sp. POL2:
- the rpsU gene encoding 30S ribosomal protein S21: MLIIPVKDGESIDRALKKYKRKFDKTGVVRKLRARQQFIKPSVLNRQALQKAAHKQREQSKEEQA, translated from the coding sequence ATGTTAATAATTCCAGTAAAAGACGGAGAGTCTATCGACAGAGCTTTAAAGAAGTACAAAAGAAAATTTGATAAAACAGGTGTTGTTCGTAAACTAAGAGCAAGACAACAATTTATTAAACCTTCTGTATTGAACAGACAAGCTCTACAAAAAGCAGCTCACAAACAAAGAGAACAAAGCAAAGAAGAACAAGCTTAA
- a CDS encoding pyruvate dehydrogenase complex E1 component subunit beta, giving the protein MKEYTFREVIAQAMSEEMRKDESIYLVGEEVAEYNGAYKASKGMLDEFGPKRVIDAPIAELGFTGIAVGSAMNGNRPIVEYMTFNFSMVAIDQIINNAAKMYQMSGGQWNIPIVFRGPTASAGQLGATHSQAFESWYANCPGLKVVVPSNPYDAKGLLKTAIQDNDPVIFMESEQMYGDKMEIPEEEYYIPIGKADIKKEGKDVTLVSFGKIMKLAMQAAADLEKDGISVEVIDLRTVRPLDYDTILESVKKTNRLVILEEAWPFASVASEITYMVQQKAFDYLDAPIKRITTPDAPAPYSAALFAEWFPKLEKVKEEIKKAMYIKA; this is encoded by the coding sequence ATGAAAGAATATACTTTTCGTGAAGTCATTGCTCAAGCTATGAGCGAAGAAATGCGCAAGGACGAATCCATATATTTAGTAGGAGAGGAAGTAGCCGAATACAACGGAGCTTACAAGGCTTCAAAAGGTATGCTGGACGAGTTTGGTCCAAAAAGAGTTATCGATGCGCCAATTGCCGAACTTGGTTTTACTGGTATTGCAGTAGGTTCTGCGATGAATGGTAATAGACCAATTGTGGAATATATGACCTTCAACTTCTCTATGGTTGCGATTGACCAAATTATCAATAACGCTGCTAAAATGTACCAAATGAGTGGTGGACAATGGAATATCCCAATTGTTTTCCGTGGGCCCACTGCTTCTGCAGGACAATTAGGAGCAACGCACTCTCAGGCTTTTGAAAGTTGGTATGCCAACTGTCCAGGTCTTAAAGTTGTGGTGCCATCTAATCCCTACGATGCAAAAGGACTTTTGAAAACAGCAATCCAGGATAATGATCCTGTTATTTTCATGGAGTCAGAACAGATGTATGGTGACAAAATGGAAATTCCAGAAGAAGAATACTATATTCCAATCGGAAAAGCAGATATCAAAAAAGAAGGTAAAGATGTAACTTTGGTGTCTTTCGGAAAAATTATGAAGTTGGCGATGCAAGCCGCTGCTGATTTGGAGAAAGACGGGATTTCTGTAGAGGTTATCGATCTTAGAACTGTACGACCTTTGGATTATGATACGATTTTAGAATCTGTGAAAAAGACAAACAGATTAGTGATTTTGGAAGAAGCTTGGCCATTTGCGTCCGTAGCATCAGAAATTACCTATATGGTTCAGCAGAAAGCCTTCGATTATTTGGATGCGCCGATTAAGAGAATTACCACGCCAGATGCTCCAGCGCCATATTCTGCAGCTTTATTTGCGGAGTGGTTTCCAAAACTTGAAAAAGTTAAAGAAGAAATTAAAAAAGCGATGTACATCAAAGCATAA
- a CDS encoding DUF2147 domain-containing protein produces the protein MKKIMLAFATIFISAMSFAQIEGKWKTIDDETGKAKSYVEIFKKSDGKYYGKVVQLLIKPADPNCTGCKDDRKGKPILGMEVVRGLSKDGSEFTGGTITDPKNGKTYKCTITRDGDKLNVRGYMGISLLGRTQTWQKAD, from the coding sequence ATGAAAAAAATCATGCTTGCTTTCGCAACAATATTCATTAGCGCAATGTCTTTTGCGCAAATCGAAGGAAAATGGAAAACGATTGATGACGAAACAGGAAAGGCAAAATCCTATGTTGAGATATTTAAAAAATCCGATGGAAAGTATTACGGAAAAGTTGTACAGTTGCTGATAAAACCTGCAGATCCTAATTGTACAGGTTGTAAAGATGACAGAAAAGGAAAACCAATTTTAGGTATGGAAGTTGTCCGCGGTTTATCAAAAGATGGAAGCGAGTTCACAGGAGGAACAATTACAGATCCTAAAAATGGAAAAACCTATAAGTGCACGATTACAAGAGATGGCGATAAGCTTAATGTAAGAGGTTATATGGGAATTTCTTTATTAGGAAGAACTCAAACTTGGCAAAAAGCAGATTAA
- a CDS encoding LTA synthase family protein produces MKDVRWQEFLVLIYRLALVFFFYQIARFLFWIFNKDLLPIDSIGDYFSISYYGTAFDTTAILYVNSVFILLSLVPIVVNTKAGYQKFLCWWYFITNGIAYSFNFGDFVYFKFSQSRLTSSVLSVVEHESNLWKVFFNGILQSPLVPISFIVCMVFWVFLYKPVKVNYRKPQNLVVYFVSSILMLCVTATLVVGGIRGDFKHSTRPINLVDANKHVKNPTLANVVLNSVFSFFRTINTNSFKLVHFVDEAFITEEIQPYKYYEREVEEKPNIVIFIVESFGKEYSGAFNKESNIKNYVSYTPFVDSLAQHSLIFTNAFANGRQSIHGMSSILAGIPSLTDAFTSSPYSNQKIQSIVSVANDMGYDTSFYHGAPNGSMGFQGFGNILGFKHYFGKDEYNNDEDFDGIWAIWDEPFFQYFANNIGKTQPFMSTIFTASSHDPFKIPEQYNGKFKKGPLAIHEPMQYTDMALKRFFETASIKPWFQNTIFVITADHTNMIHYDEYQKAMNRFAIPMLFYSPNPKYKLEGVDKRFVQQIDIYPTLADLMGYKKSIRSWGRSLVSDKEEPNIIVNSNSIQEQMIIGDYIYTFDGKDVIGIYNKADLGLTENLINQPRSKQQEFDLLKVKAWYQDYMDRVINRKLY; encoded by the coding sequence ATGAAAGATGTTAGATGGCAGGAATTTTTGGTCCTGATATATCGCCTTGCGTTAGTGTTTTTTTTCTATCAAATCGCAAGATTTTTGTTTTGGATTTTTAATAAAGATTTGTTGCCGATAGATAGTATTGGCGATTATTTTAGCATTTCATATTACGGTACGGCATTCGATACAACAGCGATTTTGTATGTCAATTCGGTGTTTATCTTGCTGAGTTTGGTCCCTATTGTTGTCAATACAAAAGCTGGATATCAAAAATTTTTGTGTTGGTGGTATTTTATAACAAACGGAATTGCATATTCTTTCAACTTTGGTGATTTTGTTTATTTTAAATTCAGTCAATCACGTTTAACATCGTCGGTTTTGTCTGTTGTAGAACACGAGTCAAATCTTTGGAAAGTCTTTTTCAATGGGATTTTGCAAAGCCCGCTTGTGCCAATAAGTTTTATAGTTTGTATGGTCTTTTGGGTGTTTTTGTATAAACCTGTTAAAGTCAATTATCGAAAACCTCAGAATTTAGTTGTTTATTTTGTGTCAAGCATTTTGATGTTGTGTGTAACGGCGACTTTGGTTGTTGGTGGTATTCGCGGCGATTTTAAACACAGTACAAGACCCATTAATCTGGTTGATGCTAACAAACATGTCAAGAATCCAACTTTAGCAAATGTTGTTCTCAATAGTGTTTTTTCGTTTTTTAGAACTATAAATACCAATAGTTTTAAGCTCGTACATTTTGTTGATGAAGCGTTTATTACTGAGGAAATTCAGCCATATAAATATTATGAACGCGAAGTTGAGGAAAAGCCGAATATTGTTATTTTTATTGTAGAAAGTTTTGGAAAAGAATATTCTGGCGCTTTTAATAAAGAATCAAATATTAAAAATTATGTGTCTTACACGCCGTTTGTGGATAGTTTGGCGCAGCATAGTTTAATTTTCACTAATGCTTTTGCTAATGGTCGTCAATCCATTCATGGGATGAGTTCTATTTTGGCAGGTATTCCTAGTTTGACGGACGCTTTTACGTCTTCGCCTTATTCCAATCAAAAAATTCAATCTATCGTTTCTGTAGCGAATGATATGGGGTATGACACGAGTTTTTATCATGGTGCGCCCAATGGCAGTATGGGATTCCAAGGTTTTGGAAATATTCTTGGTTTCAAACATTATTTTGGGAAAGATGAGTATAATAATGATGAGGATTTTGATGGGATTTGGGCTATTTGGGACGAACCTTTCTTCCAGTATTTCGCAAATAATATTGGGAAAACGCAACCATTTATGTCAACGATTTTCACAGCATCTTCTCATGATCCATTCAAGATTCCGGAACAATATAATGGGAAGTTTAAAAAAGGACCTTTGGCAATTCATGAGCCGATGCAATATACCGACATGGCTTTGAAGAGATTTTTTGAAACGGCTTCTATAAAACCTTGGTTCCAAAACACAATTTTTGTGATAACCGCGGACCATACCAATATGATACATTATGATGAATATCAAAAAGCAATGAACCGTTTTGCAATTCCGATGTTGTTTTATTCCCCAAATCCGAAATATAAACTAGAAGGTGTTGACAAGCGTTTTGTACAACAAATTGATATTTACCCAACTTTAGCAGATTTGATGGGGTATAAAAAATCAATACGAAGTTGGGGAAGAAGTTTGGTGTCCGATAAAGAAGAACCAAATATTATTGTGAACTCTAATTCGATACAAGAACAAATGATTATCGGCGATTACATTTATACTTTCGATGGCAAAGATGTAATTGGGATTTATAATAAAGCGGATTTGGGGCTTACAGAAAATCTGATTAATCAGCCAAGGTCTAAACAACAAGAGTTTGATCTTTTAAAGGTAAAAGCTTGGTATCAAGATTATATGGATCGTGTTATTAATCGAAAATTGTATTAA
- a CDS encoding CDP-alcohol phosphatidyltransferase family protein produces the protein MNFIKNNLANAFTLANLFSGCVGVIHLLNNDYKTAGFCLILSLVLDFFDGFVARALKSNSNLGVQLDSLADMVSFGFFPGVVLYKFLEVYGHTAFGIDFPFEIKYLGFFVTLFSCLRLAIFNLDEEQTYYFKGLNTPTNTVFLFGLYFLNQNQIASNTASFLELNNILNAEVLIVLTIICSWLLVSPIKMISMKFKSMKLEDNHPKLALLIGGIILLIALGVNAIPFLVIYYILISLVFQKQLK, from the coding sequence ATGAATTTCATTAAAAACAACCTAGCCAACGCTTTTACGCTTGCCAATTTATTTTCTGGTTGCGTAGGTGTCATCCATTTATTAAACAACGATTACAAAACAGCAGGCTTTTGTCTAATCCTGTCTTTGGTGCTGGATTTTTTCGATGGATTTGTAGCGCGTGCGTTAAAATCCAACAGCAATCTTGGCGTACAACTGGACTCGTTAGCGGACATGGTGAGTTTCGGATTTTTCCCGGGCGTTGTCCTTTACAAATTTTTGGAAGTCTACGGTCATACCGCTTTCGGAATCGATTTTCCTTTTGAGATCAAATATCTAGGATTTTTTGTGACTTTATTTTCGTGTTTACGATTGGCGATTTTCAATCTGGACGAAGAGCAAACCTATTATTTCAAAGGTCTTAATACGCCGACTAATACTGTATTTTTATTTGGTTTATACTTTTTAAATCAAAATCAAATTGCTAGTAACACAGCATCCTTTTTAGAATTAAATAATATTCTAAATGCGGAGGTATTAATCGTTTTAACCATCATTTGTAGCTGGCTTTTGGTAAGTCCTATTAAAATGATTTCAATGAAATTCAAGTCGATGAAATTGGAAGACAACCATCCAAAATTGGCTTTATTAATTGGCGGAATCATCTTGTTAATCGCATTAGGCGTCAATGCTATTCCGTTTTTGGTGATTTATTATATTCTCATTTCGTTAGTATTTCAAAAACAACTTAAATAG
- a CDS encoding 3'-5' exonuclease, translating into MNLKLYKPLCVFDLETTGTNVSTDRIVEMSILKVNPDASKETKTWLVNPGMPIPEASSLVHGIYDKDVMNAPSFKDIAPKILEMIKDSDLGGFNSNRFDIPVLAEELLRAGMDFDLNKHKFVDAQTIFFKKEPRNLGAAYQFYCGKTLENAHSAEADTLATFEVLDAQIAKYEDLPNDIQGLSEYSFHQKNADLAGFIGYNDKNEETFNFGKYKGQTVKSVFQKDHGYYGWLQNADFPLYTKKIWTKIQLMSKF; encoded by the coding sequence ATGAATCTCAAATTATATAAACCCCTTTGCGTTTTCGATTTAGAAACAACAGGAACCAATGTTTCTACCGACAGAATTGTTGAAATGTCTATTCTAAAAGTTAATCCAGACGCTTCTAAAGAAACCAAAACGTGGTTGGTAAATCCTGGAATGCCAATTCCGGAAGCTTCAAGCTTGGTACACGGCATCTATGACAAAGATGTGATGAATGCGCCTAGCTTCAAAGATATCGCTCCAAAAATTTTAGAAATGATAAAAGATTCGGATTTGGGTGGTTTCAATTCTAACCGTTTTGACATTCCTGTTCTGGCAGAAGAATTACTTCGTGCAGGAATGGATTTTGACCTTAACAAGCACAAATTTGTTGATGCACAAACGATTTTCTTTAAAAAAGAACCGCGTAATCTTGGCGCAGCTTATCAATTCTATTGTGGAAAAACTTTAGAAAATGCACATTCTGCCGAGGCGGATACTTTAGCAACTTTCGAAGTTTTGGATGCTCAAATCGCAAAATACGAGGATCTTCCAAATGACATCCAAGGTCTCAGCGAATATTCTTTCCATCAAAAAAATGCTGACTTAGCAGGTTTTATCGGTTATAATGATAAAAATGAGGAAACTTTCAACTTCGGAAAATACAAAGGACAAACGGTAAAAAGCGTTTTCCAAAAAGACCATGGCTATTACGGTTGGCTGCAAAATGCGGACTTCCCATTGTACACGAAAAAGATATGGACAAAAATCCAATTGATGAGCAAATTTTAA
- a CDS encoding fumarylacetoacetate hydrolase family protein — MKIICIGRNYSEHAKELGNEIPENPVIFIKPDTAVLKKDTDFYIPEFSKDVHYELEVVVKISKGGKYIQKNNASKHYDEIGLGIDFTARDLQSQLKAKGLPWELSKAFDGSAVVSEFLNKEDFNLESLQFSLSKNGEKVQDGNTNDMIFDIDSIIAFASQYFTLRVGDLIFTGTPKGVGKVEENDILEGFLEHKKLISLRIQ, encoded by the coding sequence ATGAAAATAATCTGCATAGGCCGCAACTATTCTGAACACGCCAAAGAGCTAGGAAACGAAATTCCCGAAAATCCTGTCATTTTTATAAAACCCGACACAGCGGTTCTTAAAAAAGATACAGACTTCTATATTCCCGAATTCAGCAAGGATGTGCATTACGAATTGGAAGTGGTTGTTAAAATCTCAAAAGGCGGAAAATATATCCAAAAAAATAATGCTTCCAAACATTATGATGAAATAGGATTGGGCATCGATTTTACAGCGCGTGATCTCCAAAGTCAACTGAAAGCAAAAGGTCTTCCTTGGGAACTTTCAAAAGCTTTTGATGGTTCTGCTGTTGTGTCTGAATTTCTGAATAAAGAGGATTTTAATCTGGAATCGCTTCAATTCTCTTTATCGAAAAATGGTGAAAAAGTCCAAGATGGCAACACGAATGATATGATTTTTGATATCGACAGCATTATTGCATTTGCTTCTCAATACTTCACATTACGCGTGGGCGACCTTATCTTTACAGGAACACCAAAAGGTGTCGGAAAAGTTGAAGAAAACGATATTTTAGAAGGTTTTCTAGAACACAAAAAACTTATATCACTTCGTATCCAATAA